In Lentisphaerota bacterium, one genomic interval encodes:
- the rsmH gene encoding 16S rRNA (cytosine(1402)-N(4))-methyltransferase RsmH: MVAEVLELLAVRPGGRYVDGTLGSGGHAAEMLARAGATGALLGIDRDPEALGRAAARLSGVAGRQVLVHGDHGDLARLAREHGFEKADGILLDLGVSSDQIDTPGRGFSFQADGPLDMRMDPTAGVTAADLVATLDVSGLAGLFRSLGEEPQALRVAKAVVRARDARPIVTTGRLADIVSAALGGRRGSGKHPATRVFQALRMAVNRELEELDQALEDGLRLLAPDGRFVVITFESLTDRRVKHRFVAHAGRQVSLQQGGARWEGDLPAVELLTRRPRTAGDDEVSRNPRARSANVRAVRRLRPEEEANLYSGDKRTLKKTDTGNGEAQP; the protein is encoded by the coding sequence ATGGTAGCCGAGGTGTTGGAATTGTTGGCGGTGCGGCCCGGCGGACGGTACGTCGACGGGACTCTCGGAAGTGGGGGACATGCGGCCGAGATGCTCGCGCGAGCCGGGGCGACCGGTGCTTTGCTTGGGATCGACCGCGATCCCGAGGCGCTGGGGCGGGCGGCGGCGCGGCTTTCGGGTGTGGCGGGCCGCCAGGTGCTGGTTCACGGCGATCATGGCGATCTGGCGCGGCTGGCACGGGAGCATGGCTTTGAGAAGGCCGACGGCATCCTCCTCGATCTGGGGGTGTCGTCCGACCAGATCGACACGCCGGGCCGGGGTTTTAGTTTTCAGGCAGACGGCCCGTTGGACATGCGGATGGATCCGACCGCAGGCGTGACGGCGGCCGATCTGGTCGCGACGCTGGACGTCTCCGGTCTGGCCGGGCTGTTCCGCAGCTTGGGCGAGGAGCCGCAGGCGTTGCGGGTGGCCAAGGCGGTCGTGCGCGCCCGAGACGCGCGGCCGATCGTGACGACAGGACGGCTGGCGGACATCGTCAGCGCGGCGCTCGGCGGACGCCGCGGCAGCGGTAAGCATCCGGCGACACGGGTGTTTCAAGCGCTGCGGATGGCGGTCAACCGCGAATTGGAGGAACTGGATCAGGCACTGGAGGACGGGTTGAGGTTGCTCGCGCCCGACGGTCGGTTCGTTGTGATTACGTTTGAAAGTCTCACGGATCGGCGGGTGAAGCATCGTTTCGTGGCGCATGCGGGCCGGCAGGTGTCGCTGCAGCAGGGTGGCGCGCGCTGGGAGGGAGACCTGCCGGCGGTGGAATTGCTGACCCGTCGTCCGCGGACGGCGGGCGATGACGAGGTGTCCCGCAATCCGCGGGCCCGATCCGCAAACGTGCGGGCGGTGCGCCGGCTGCGGCCGGAAGAAGAGGCGAATTTGTACAGTGGAGATAAACGAACGTTGAAAAAGACAGATACAGGTAATGGGGAGGCGCAGCCATGA